A single genomic interval of Hydractinia symbiolongicarpus strain clone_291-10 chromosome 8, HSymV2.1, whole genome shotgun sequence harbors:
- the LOC130656068 gene encoding putative tRNA (cytidine(32)/guanosine(34)-2'-O)-methyltransferase, with protein sequence MGRSSKDKRDVYYRLAKEGGWRARSAFKLLQINEDFDLFTGVKRVVDLCAAPGSWSQVLSRKLIEERQGNNEDVKIVAVDLQAMAPLPGVIQIQGDITKLSTANEIIQHFEGEPADLVVCDGAPDVTGLHDIDEYIQGQLLLAAFNITSHVLKKGGNFVAKIFRGKDVDLLYSQLKLFFPDVTVCKPRSSRNSSIESFVVCLNYSPPEGYKPTMANPLLNQDLDYSSLEGINRVVTPFMACGDLNSYDSDMTYPLNLEKGKEYIQLPPTQAPIKPPYQTACELKKKNLIQEEGLSVTTQINDDINKEETT encoded by the exons ATGGGACGATCATCAAAGGACAAACGAGATGTTTACTACAGACTTGCAAAAGAAGGAGGGTGGAGAGCAAGAAGTGCTTTCAAGTTATTACAAATAAACGAAGATTTTGATTTGTTCACGGGGGTTAAACGGGTAGTTGATTTGTGTGCAGCACCTGGTAGTTGGAGTCAGGTTTTAAGTCGGAAACTTATCGAAGAACGTCAAGGGAATAACGAAGACGTGAAAATTGTCGCCGTCGATTTGCAAGCAATGGCACCTCTGCCGGGCGTCATACAAATTCAAGGAGATATAACGAAG CTATCAACTGCGAACGAAATAATCCAGCACTTTGAAGGAGAGCCTGCAGATCTTGTTGTATGCGATGGGGCACCGGATGTGACAGGATTGCACGACATAGATGAATACATTCAAGGACAACTACTACTCGCTGCCTTCAACATAACAAGTCACGTGTTAAAAAAAGGCGGCAATTTTGTGGCGAAAATCTTCCGCGGAAAAGATGTGGATTTGTTGTACTCTcagttaaaactattttttccaGATGTAACCGTGTGCAAACCAAGAAGCAGTAGGAACTCCAGCATAGAGTCTTTTGTCGTGTGTTTAAATTATTCACCTCCTGAAGGTTATAAACCTACCATGGCTAATCCTCTGTTAAATCAAGACCTCGACTACAGCAG TTTGGAAGGTATCAATCGAGTGGTGACTCCTTTTATGGCTTGTGGCGATCTAAATTCATATGATTCAGATATGACCTATCCGTTAAACTTAGAAAAGGGGAAGGAATACATTCAACTACCGCCCACCCAGGCGCCAATCAAACCGCCTTATCAAACCGCCTGcgaattgaaaaagaaaaaccttaTACAAGAAGAAGGACTGTCTGTTACAACACAAATTAATGACGATATAAATAAAGAAGAGACCACGTGA